A genomic window from Sorex araneus isolate mSorAra2 chromosome 2, mSorAra2.pri, whole genome shotgun sequence includes:
- the LOC129402488 gene encoding putative olfactory receptor 2B8, whose protein sequence is MEQNNGSSFTGFILLGFSDRPQLEFILFVVLLILYIFTVLGNTTIITLSYLDPNLHTPMYFFLSNLSFLDLCYTTSTIPQFLYNLSGPDKSISYAGCVAQFFIFLGLGCTECMLLAVMAFDRYAAVCRPLHYTVIMHSRLCALMASASWIFGFSNSLVQTVLIFILPLCGRNKIDHFLCEIPALIKIACVDTSSTESEIFFAGVFILLIPVSLIMFSYGQIVRAILRIKSAAGKRKAFGTCGSHFIVVSLFYGTAIYAYLQPSNNYSQDKGKFTSLLYGIFIPMMNPVIYTLRNKDVKGAMTKTLQKVHLLMCV, encoded by the coding sequence ATGGAACAGAACAATGGAAGTTCTTTCACTGGATTTATCCTACTAGGGTTCTCTGACAGGCCTCAACTGGAGTTCATCCTTTTTGTGGTTCTTTTAATACTTTATATCTTCACTGTGCTCGGGAACACCACCATCATTACATTGTCCTACCTGGACCCAAATCTCCACACCCCAATGTACTTTTTCCTCTCTAACTTAAGCTTTTTAGACTTGTGCTACACTACGAGTACTATCCCTCAGTTTCTGTATAATCTCAGTGGACCTGATAAATCTATCTCCTATGCTGGTTGTGTTGCTcagtttttcatctttttagGGTTGGGATGCACAGAATGCATGCTCTTAGCAGTCATGGCGTTTGACCGCTATGCTGCTGTGTGCAGGCCTCTCCACTACACTGTCATCATGCATTCTCGTCTGTGTGCCCTGATGGCTTCTGCTTCATGGATCTTTGGTTTTTCCAACTCCTTGGTGCAGACGGTGCTCATCTTCATTTTACCACTATGTGGGAGGAATAAAATAGACCATTTCCTTTGTGAGATTCCTGCACTGATCAAGATCGCCTGCGTCGACACCAGTAGCACAgagtctgaaatattttttgccGGTGTTTTTATTCTTCTCATCCCTGTTTCATTGATCATGTTCTCCTATGGTCAGATCGTGAGGGCCATCTTAAGAATTAAGTCTGCAGCAGGAAAGCGCAAAGCCTTTGGGACCTGTGGCTCCCACTTCATCGTGGTCTCCCTGTTCTATGGCACAGCCATCTACGCCTACCTCCAGCCAAGCAACAACTACTCTCAGGATAAGGGCAAGTTCACGTCTCTCCTTTATGGCATTTTTATCCCCATGATGAACCCCGTCATCTATACACTGCGGAACAAGGATGTGAAGGGAGCAATGACAAAAACCCTTCAGAAGGTTCATCTCTTGATGTGTGTATGA